One genomic segment of Gemmatimonadota bacterium includes these proteins:
- a CDS encoding FtsX-like permease family protein → MAQQPDKHQGMDMGHGKGMTMMETPWREMNGFHSLLHLSHQPVMKSGDLAPVKRTAGLLADAAAAWAKSTAPAECKAPADIGIRKAVGARGGDIKQQFLAESVAIAVVGTGIGLVLGLVLAAAVTAGFRFFVEVPVYPVLSVGTVLMAIVSSPAVGLIFGTFPARRAVSLPVIAAIAHE, encoded by the coding sequence GTGGCCCAGCAGCCCGACAAGCACCAGGGGATGGATATGGGGCATGGCAAAGGGATGACGATGATGGAGACGCCGTGGCGGGAGATGAACGGCTTCCACTCGTTGCTCCATCTCAGCCATCAGCCCGTGATGAAGTCGGGCGACTTGGCCCCAGTTAAGCGCACTGCCGGTTTGCTGGCCGACGCCGCCGCCGCCTGGGCCAAATCGACGGCTCCGGCCGAATGCAAAGCGCCGGCCGATATCGGGATCCGGAAAGCGGTTGGGGCCCGCGGGGGAGACATCAAGCAGCAGTTCTTGGCGGAGTCGGTGGCGATTGCGGTGGTGGGCACCGGGATTGGTCTGGTGCTGGGCCTCGTCTTGGCCGCGGCGGTCACGGCGGGATTCCGGTTCTTCGTCGAGGTTCCGGTCTATCCAGTGCTATCGGTAGGCACGGTGCTAATGGCGATTGTCTCCTCGCCCGCCGTGGGGCTGATCTTCGGGACCTTTCCAGCCCGCCGGGCCGTGAGCCTTCCGGTGATCGCGGCCATCGCTCACGAATAA
- a CDS encoding MBL fold metallo-hydrolase: MTAPIEYRSVVRLSPLVQRLTQHNPGLFTGPGTNTHLVGRSALYVLDPGEDLGDGHLDRIVHAVAGRPVAAIIPSHGHLDHWPLAPRLSAALGAPIWFFGTHPGFRTDRSLADGEILDAGGVRLEVLYTPGHCSDHLCFVMPEERAAFPGDLVMGWSSSIIAPPEGNLPDYLRSLERLRAVPGLEVLYPAHGEAITAPYERINALYAHRQERTRQTLEALGRGPSRIEGLVEQVYAGVDRALYPAAAQSLLAHLLALEMAGTVVRSAPATGQADDDVVWYLNP, translated from the coding sequence ATGACCGCGCCGATCGAATACCGATCGGTGGTCCGGCTCTCGCCGCTGGTCCAGCGGCTGACCCAGCACAACCCCGGGCTCTTTACCGGCCCCGGCACCAATACCCACTTGGTCGGGCGGTCGGCGCTCTATGTCCTCGACCCCGGTGAAGACCTCGGCGACGGGCACCTCGACCGAATCGTTCACGCCGTCGCCGGCCGGCCGGTCGCGGCGATCATTCCAAGTCACGGGCATCTCGATCATTGGCCGCTGGCCCCCCGCCTGTCCGCGGCGCTCGGGGCTCCGATCTGGTTTTTCGGAACCCACCCGGGCTTCCGAACCGACCGGTCGCTCGCCGATGGCGAGATTCTCGATGCGGGAGGAGTCCGGTTGGAAGTCCTCTACACGCCGGGCCATTGCAGCGACCACCTATGCTTCGTGATGCCGGAGGAACGGGCTGCGTTTCCCGGCGATCTGGTGATGGGTTGGTCGAGTTCGATCATCGCCCCGCCCGAAGGCAACCTGCCTGACTACCTCCGGTCCCTGGAGCGGCTGCGGGCGGTGCCTGGGCTCGAGGTGCTCTACCCGGCCCACGGCGAGGCGATTACCGCCCCGTACGAGCGGATCAACGCCCTCTACGCCCACCGGCAGGAGCGGACTCGCCAGACTCTGGAAGCGTTAGGCCGTGGGCCGAGCCGGATTGAAGGCCTGGTGGAGCAGGTCTACGCCGGGGTGGATCGGGCGCTCTATCCGGCGGCGGCCCAGTCGCTCCTGGCGCACCTGCTCGCGCTCGAGATGGCTGGCACCGTGGTCCGGTCAGCGCCGGCCACCGGCCAGGCTGACGACGATGTGGTGTGGTACCTGAACCCGTAA